The Opitutus sp. ER46 genome has a window encoding:
- a CDS encoding FeoA family protein, translated as MNPLTASILPLCQLPAGESGRIRELAGNPQFCQRVRELGFGESAVVRKIGGRGPFVCAVNGNRIALNHDAAMNIFVELLARRA; from the coding sequence GTGAACCCACTCACCGCCTCGATCCTGCCTCTCTGCCAGCTGCCCGCTGGGGAATCCGGACGCATTCGGGAGCTGGCCGGCAACCCGCAGTTTTGCCAGCGCGTGCGCGAACTCGGCTTCGGCGAGTCCGCCGTCGTCCGCAAGATTGGCGGCCGCGGCCCCTTCGTCTGCGCGGTGAATGGCAACCGTATCGCTCTCAACCACGACGCCGCGATGAACATCTTCGTCGAGCTGCTCGCGCGCCGGGCCTGA
- a CDS encoding FeoA family protein has protein sequence MTPAIKLSELAIGASATVREYPRQGSAFMRLREMGLLAGTRITLVRTAPLGDPLEIKVRGYHLTLRKAEAEHVLVERAEG, from the coding sequence ATGACTCCCGCCATCAAGCTCTCCGAACTCGCCATCGGCGCCTCCGCGACCGTCCGCGAGTACCCGCGCCAGGGCTCCGCCTTCATGCGCCTCCGCGAAATGGGCCTCCTCGCCGGCACGCGCATCACGCTGGTGCGCACCGCCCCGCTCGGCGACCCGCTCGAGATCAAGGTCCGGGGCTACCACCTCACGCTGCGCAAAGCCGAGGCCGAACACGTCCTGGTCGAGCGGGCCGAAGGCTGA
- the feoB gene encoding ferrous iron transport protein B has product MIPTAPHITRSAPNSAPGTGRTPVYAVVGNPNCGKSTLFNALTGLKQKVGNYPGVTVEKKVGTAYSQHGQPITVIDLPGAYSLAARSPDEAVTRDVLLGRRADTQQPDRILCVVDATNLERNLYLVHQILDLGRPVILALNMMDLAAESGLDIRVARLEHELGIPVIPCEAVNGKGVIELKLAMSRADLPLSKHAWTIPAAIAPAVSELQASLVTHDGKAPLIARAEALLLLTDQDSVRVAGSTPLHPKTQELLHSWEKRWQHEGTDWAAALVNSRYDAIGVIAEKVVLRSHATNGLTTSDRIDAWVTHPVWGWLILGTIMALLFLSIFTLAEYPMNWLDGEVSALSEWVKTSMAPGDLRDLITDGAIAGVGGVVMFLPQILILFFFIGLLESTGYMSRAAFIMDRLMSRVGLNGKSFIPLLSSYACAIPGIMATRTIEQPKDRLVTMLVSPLMSCSARLPVYLLLIAALVPDDRVPLLTKVGLMLLMYSLGTFGAFGFAWLFKRTLLKGEPPVMIMELPPYHAPRMKDVMQHMVERAWVFLRRAGTIILGISIVLWFLTAYPKAPTGTPAAQQIEHSFAGQAGRVLEPVIKPLGFDWRIGIGLVTSFAAREVFVSSTAVVFNVEDFNDQDVAPLRTALREAKWPDGRALFTPLVCLTLMIYYVFAMQCVSTLAVVKRESNSWRWPLFQLGYMTGTAWILCFIVYQTGRALGF; this is encoded by the coding sequence ATGATTCCCACCGCCCCCCACATCACCCGCTCCGCGCCGAACAGCGCGCCGGGCACCGGCCGCACTCCCGTGTACGCCGTGGTGGGCAACCCGAATTGCGGCAAAAGCACGCTCTTCAACGCCCTCACCGGCCTGAAGCAGAAGGTCGGCAACTACCCCGGCGTGACCGTCGAGAAGAAGGTCGGCACCGCCTATTCCCAGCACGGCCAGCCTATCACCGTCATCGACCTGCCGGGAGCCTACTCGCTCGCCGCCCGCTCGCCCGACGAGGCTGTCACCCGCGACGTGCTCCTCGGCCGCCGCGCCGACACCCAGCAACCCGACCGTATCCTCTGCGTCGTCGACGCCACCAATCTCGAGCGCAACCTCTACCTCGTCCACCAGATCCTCGACCTCGGCCGGCCGGTGATCCTCGCGCTCAACATGATGGATCTCGCGGCCGAGTCCGGCCTGGACATCCGCGTCGCCCGCCTGGAACACGAGCTCGGGATCCCGGTGATCCCGTGCGAGGCGGTCAACGGCAAGGGCGTCATCGAGCTCAAGCTCGCGATGAGCCGAGCCGACCTGCCGCTTTCGAAGCACGCGTGGACCATCCCGGCCGCGATCGCGCCGGCCGTTTCGGAGTTGCAGGCCTCGCTCGTCACGCACGACGGCAAGGCGCCCCTGATCGCCCGGGCCGAGGCCCTCCTCCTGCTCACCGACCAGGACTCCGTCCGCGTCGCCGGCTCCACCCCCCTCCATCCGAAAACCCAGGAGCTGCTGCATTCCTGGGAAAAGCGCTGGCAGCACGAGGGGACCGACTGGGCCGCCGCGCTGGTCAACTCGCGTTACGACGCCATCGGCGTGATCGCCGAGAAGGTCGTCCTGCGGTCCCACGCCACCAACGGCCTTACCACGTCGGATCGCATCGATGCCTGGGTGACGCACCCCGTCTGGGGCTGGCTGATCCTGGGCACGATCATGGCGCTGCTGTTCCTGAGCATCTTCACGCTGGCCGAGTACCCGATGAACTGGCTCGACGGCGAAGTGTCGGCGCTGAGCGAATGGGTGAAGACGAGCATGGCGCCCGGCGACCTGCGCGACCTGATCACCGACGGCGCCATCGCCGGCGTGGGCGGCGTCGTGATGTTCCTGCCGCAGATCCTCATCCTGTTCTTCTTCATCGGGCTGCTGGAAAGCACGGGCTACATGTCGCGCGCCGCGTTCATCATGGACCGGCTGATGAGTCGCGTGGGCCTCAACGGCAAAAGCTTCATCCCGCTCCTGAGCTCCTACGCCTGTGCGATTCCCGGCATCATGGCGACGCGGACGATCGAGCAGCCCAAGGACCGGCTGGTCACGATGCTTGTTTCGCCGCTGATGAGCTGTTCCGCGCGACTCCCGGTTTACCTGCTGCTGATCGCGGCACTGGTGCCGGACGACCGCGTGCCGCTGCTGACGAAGGTCGGGCTCATGCTGCTCATGTACAGCCTGGGAACATTCGGCGCCTTCGGCTTCGCGTGGCTGTTCAAGCGCACGCTCCTGAAGGGCGAGCCGCCGGTGATGATCATGGAGCTGCCGCCGTATCACGCGCCGCGGATGAAGGACGTGATGCAGCACATGGTGGAACGCGCCTGGGTCTTCCTACGCCGCGCCGGCACGATCATCCTCGGGATCAGCATCGTGCTGTGGTTCCTCACTGCGTACCCGAAGGCCCCCACCGGCACGCCGGCCGCGCAGCAGATCGAACACAGCTTCGCCGGGCAGGCGGGTCGCGTGCTCGAGCCCGTGATCAAGCCGCTCGGCTTCGACTGGCGCATCGGCATCGGCCTGGTGACGTCGTTCGCCGCGCGCGAAGTGTTCGTGAGCTCGACGGCGGTGGTGTTCAACGTCGAGGACTTCAACGACCAGGACGTCGCCCCGCTGCGCACCGCGCTGCGCGAGGCGAAGTGGCCCGACGGTCGCGCGCTGTTCACCCCGCTCGTCTGCCTCACGCTGATGATCTACTACGTGTTCGCGATGCAGTGCGTGAGCACGCTCGCGGTCGTGAAACGCGAGAGCAACTCCTGGCGCTGGCCGCTGTTCCAACTCGGCTACATGACCGGCACCGCCTGGATCCTCTGCTTCATCGTCTACCAGACCGGCCGCGCGCTCGGTTTCTGA
- a CDS encoding FeoB-associated Cys-rich membrane protein — MSPTLQTLLALGIVALAATWLVWRAVASRKGGGCGGGDCGAISPEIRKLQAKLKRR, encoded by the coding sequence ATGTCACCCACCCTGCAGACCCTTCTTGCCCTCGGAATCGTGGCGCTCGCCGCGACCTGGCTGGTGTGGCGCGCGGTGGCGTCACGCAAGGGCGGCGGGTGCGGCGGCGGCGACTGCGGCGCGATCAGTCCCGAGATCCGGAAGCTGCAGGCAAAGCTGAAGCGGCGCTGA
- a CDS encoding PA0069 family radical SAM protein yields MHTPDQSPAPPHSAWPTGRGSNFNPPNRFERLHVEPDPDCPPDEQLNPRTQFFYDATESVLARNESPDVGFAYGLNPYRGCEHGCAYCYARPYHEYLGWSSGLDFESKILVKLRAPELLRRELSAPRWQAQTIAMSGVTDCYQPVERRFRLTRQCLEVCAELRHPVVLITKNALITRDIDVLSELARFNCVSVNLSVTTLDPELGGLMEPRASRPAARLDAIRQLSAAGIPVGVMTAPVVPGLTDHEVPGILETAAAAGARRAGYVLLRLPHSVKDVFTAWLAEKLPTKQARVLDRMRAFRGGRLYDSAWGQRGIGRGVFADQLAQMFDVTCRRVGLSQESTPLSTEHFRKPGEQLSLF; encoded by the coding sequence ATGCACACGCCCGACCAATCCCCCGCCCCGCCCCATTCCGCGTGGCCCACGGGCCGCGGCTCGAATTTCAACCCGCCCAACCGGTTTGAACGCCTCCACGTCGAGCCGGACCCCGACTGCCCGCCGGACGAGCAGCTGAACCCGCGGACGCAGTTCTTCTACGATGCCACCGAGAGCGTCCTGGCGCGCAACGAAAGCCCGGATGTCGGGTTCGCCTACGGGCTCAACCCGTACCGCGGCTGCGAACACGGCTGCGCGTATTGTTACGCCCGACCCTACCACGAGTACCTCGGCTGGAGCAGCGGGCTCGATTTCGAGAGCAAGATCCTCGTGAAGCTCCGCGCGCCGGAGCTCCTGCGCCGGGAGCTGTCTGCGCCGCGCTGGCAGGCGCAGACCATCGCGATGAGCGGCGTCACGGACTGCTACCAGCCGGTGGAGCGTCGGTTTCGGCTCACGCGGCAATGCCTCGAGGTCTGCGCCGAACTCCGGCACCCCGTCGTCCTCATCACCAAGAACGCGCTGATCACCCGCGACATCGACGTCCTGAGCGAATTGGCGCGTTTCAACTGCGTGTCGGTGAACCTGTCGGTCACCACGCTGGACCCGGAGCTCGGCGGCCTGATGGAGCCGCGGGCGTCGCGGCCGGCCGCCCGCCTCGACGCCATCCGTCAGCTCAGCGCCGCCGGAATCCCAGTGGGCGTGATGACGGCCCCGGTGGTTCCGGGGCTCACCGATCACGAGGTGCCAGGCATCCTGGAGACGGCCGCGGCGGCCGGCGCCCGGCGCGCGGGGTACGTGCTCCTGCGGCTGCCGCACTCGGTGAAGGACGTGTTCACCGCCTGGCTGGCGGAAAAGCTGCCCACGAAACAGGCGCGCGTGCTGGACCGGATGCGGGCGTTTCGCGGCGGACGGCTTTACGACAGCGCCTGGGGCCAGCGCGGGATCGGCCGGGGCGTGTTCGCGGACCAACTGGCCCAGATGTTCGACGTGACCTGCCGCCGGGTGGGGCTCAGCCAGGAGAGCACGCCGCTTTCCACGGAGCATTTCCGCAAACCGGGCGAGCAGCTCAGCCTGTTTTAG